From Pedobacter indicus, a single genomic window includes:
- the infB gene encoding translation initiation factor IF-2, with amino-acid sequence MTEGKSINLLKAAKELNIGIATAVEFLNKKGYDIESKPNTKLNSEMYDVLLKEYQGDKIVKEEANQIVIGKIRRDEAPADTNPSEPEKSADSEEILIKNSTFSPPVEPTKAPHKTGEEEDSSSTHKGVKVVGKIDLDSLKRGKSGKPKTIETSKDTKKEEEKSVTSTPDTPNEPKPVKTPVRDEQVDKTEEPKEEKKETTAPQPQKEEIPAEKEEKQEKEVNAPLADKETPKKEEKRDDKVSSDEKPITPAADNVYRTKTVRLAGPHVVGKIELPSNTRKKSQPIASSTGAGTDHKRKRKRKEVSNRGQQPGSGNPAHRSGGPNKGGQQNRGKSDFHKGKGRNHPPVKKEEPTEKEIQDQIKATLARLSGAGKSGKFAQRAKLRRQKRDDVALSAEEAAMERELQSKVLRVTEFVTANELATLLDVQVTQIISTCMSLGLFVSINQRLDAETISIVAEEFGFEVEFIKPEDEETFDLEEEDNPDNLVPRSPIVTVMGHVDHGKTSLLDYVRKSDVTTGEAGGITQHIGAYEVTLEDGRKITFLDTPGHEAFTAMRARGAKVTDIAIIVIAADDSVMPQTKEAINHAQAANVPIVFAFTKIDKPGANTDRIREQLSTMNILVEEWGGKYQAQEISSKTGENINLLLEKVLLEADLLELKADPSKRAVGSVVEAELDKGRGIVTTVLIEAGTLHIGDAILAGSHSGKVKALTNERGKKVTTVGPSSPVQILGMTGAPTAGDAFYVLESESEARRIANQRLQLQREQGLRTQKHITLDEIGRRLAIGNFKELNVIVKGDVDGSIEALSDSLIKLSTEEIQVNVIHKSVGQISESDVLLASASDAIIIGFQVRPSTGARKLAEQEQIDIRLYSIIYDAIDELKSAMEGMLAPKFEEKIVANVEIRETFKISKVGTIAGCMVLDGKINRNHDIRIIRDGVVVYTGKLASLKRFKDDVKEVSAGYECGLNIEKFNDIKVGDIVEAYEQVEVKRKL; translated from the coding sequence ATGACAGAAGGTAAAAGCATAAACTTACTGAAAGCAGCCAAAGAATTGAACATTGGCATCGCTACAGCTGTTGAATTTTTAAATAAAAAAGGCTACGATATTGAATCAAAACCTAACACAAAATTGAACAGTGAGATGTACGATGTTCTTCTGAAAGAGTATCAGGGGGATAAAATTGTAAAGGAAGAAGCAAATCAAATAGTGATTGGCAAAATCCGTCGGGATGAAGCACCAGCCGATACAAACCCCTCTGAACCCGAAAAAAGTGCTGACTCAGAAGAAATCCTTATTAAGAACAGTACGTTCAGTCCTCCTGTTGAGCCTACCAAAGCGCCTCATAAAACGGGAGAAGAAGAGGATTCTTCTTCAACCCATAAAGGAGTTAAGGTTGTTGGAAAAATAGATCTTGATAGTTTAAAGCGTGGAAAATCTGGAAAACCAAAAACAATAGAAACTAGTAAAGACACAAAAAAAGAAGAAGAAAAGTCAGTAACTTCTACACCAGACACGCCGAATGAACCTAAACCTGTTAAAACACCAGTTCGCGACGAACAGGTAGACAAAACAGAGGAACCAAAAGAGGAAAAAAAGGAAACAACAGCTCCACAACCCCAAAAAGAAGAAATTCCTGCTGAAAAGGAAGAAAAACAAGAGAAAGAGGTGAATGCACCTTTAGCCGATAAAGAAACGCCAAAAAAAGAAGAGAAACGAGATGATAAAGTTTCTTCAGACGAAAAGCCAATCACTCCGGCGGCTGATAACGTATATCGTACTAAAACAGTTCGTCTGGCCGGCCCTCATGTAGTTGGAAAAATTGAACTCCCAAGTAATACGCGGAAGAAGAGCCAGCCAATTGCCTCTTCTACCGGAGCGGGAACAGATCACAAAAGAAAACGGAAACGGAAAGAAGTAAGTAACCGCGGCCAGCAGCCCGGCTCGGGAAATCCGGCTCACCGTAGCGGTGGTCCGAATAAAGGTGGCCAACAAAATCGTGGAAAAAGTGATTTCCATAAAGGAAAAGGTCGTAATCATCCTCCTGTTAAGAAGGAAGAACCTACAGAAAAAGAGATTCAGGATCAAATTAAAGCGACACTTGCTCGCCTAAGCGGTGCTGGAAAGTCTGGAAAATTTGCACAGCGTGCAAAACTAAGAAGACAGAAACGGGACGATGTAGCGTTATCCGCTGAGGAAGCTGCAATGGAACGTGAACTGCAATCGAAAGTTTTACGCGTTACAGAATTTGTTACAGCGAATGAGCTTGCTACTCTATTAGATGTACAAGTAACACAAATTATCTCTACGTGTATGAGCCTTGGCTTGTTCGTCTCCATTAACCAACGCTTGGATGCCGAGACAATAAGTATCGTTGCCGAAGAATTTGGCTTTGAGGTTGAATTCATCAAACCTGAAGACGAAGAGACTTTTGACTTAGAAGAAGAGGATAATCCTGATAATCTGGTTCCTAGATCTCCTATCGTGACCGTAATGGGACACGTTGATCATGGTAAGACGTCTCTCCTTGATTATGTTCGTAAATCTGATGTAACAACGGGCGAAGCGGGGGGGATTACTCAACATATAGGAGCTTACGAAGTAACACTAGAGGATGGCCGTAAAATAACTTTCCTAGATACACCTGGCCACGAAGCATTTACAGCGATGCGTGCTCGTGGTGCTAAGGTTACGGATATTGCCATTATTGTTATTGCAGCAGATGATAGTGTCATGCCGCAAACGAAAGAAGCGATCAACCATGCTCAGGCTGCAAATGTTCCTATCGTATTTGCATTTACGAAGATTGATAAACCGGGTGCAAATACAGACCGGATAAGGGAGCAACTGTCTACTATGAACATCCTGGTCGAAGAATGGGGTGGAAAATATCAAGCACAGGAGATATCTTCTAAAACAGGAGAGAACATCAATCTATTGCTTGAGAAAGTTCTTCTGGAGGCAGATTTACTGGAGTTAAAAGCTGACCCAAGTAAACGGGCAGTTGGCTCAGTTGTAGAAGCGGAATTGGATAAAGGCCGAGGTATTGTAACAACGGTTCTTATCGAGGCTGGAACATTACACATTGGTGATGCTATTTTAGCTGGATCCCATAGCGGTAAAGTTAAAGCTTTAACCAATGAACGTGGCAAGAAAGTGACGACCGTGGGTCCATCCTCGCCAGTACAGATTCTAGGTATGACGGGGGCACCGACTGCAGGAGATGCTTTTTATGTTTTAGAAAGCGAATCGGAAGCACGAAGGATTGCCAATCAGCGTCTACAGTTACAACGAGAGCAAGGTTTACGCACGCAAAAACATATTACACTAGATGAAATTGGCCGTCGACTCGCCATCGGTAACTTTAAGGAGTTGAACGTAATTGTAAAAGGAGACGTGGATGGCTCAATCGAAGCACTTTCCGATTCACTGATTAAATTATCTACCGAAGAAATCCAAGTAAATGTTATCCATAAATCGGTGGGTCAAATTTCAGAATCAGATGTTTTATTAGCTTCTGCATCAGATGCTATCATCATCGGTTTCCAAGTTCGACCATCAACCGGAGCACGGAAACTAGCAGAGCAAGAACAGATTGACATTCGACTCTATTCTATTATTTATGATGCAATAGATGAATTAAAATCTGCTATGGAAGGAATGCTGGCACCGAAGTTTGAAGAGAAGATTGTTGCCAATGTTGAAATCCGTGAAACCTTCAAAATTTCTAAAGTTGGAACTATTGCGGGTTGTATGGTATTAGATGGTAAGATCAACCGCAACCATGACATCCGCATTATCCGTGACGGTGTTGTTGTTTATACTGGAAAACTTGCGTCACTTAAACGCTTTAAAGATGATGTGAAAGAAGTATCAGCAGGATATGAATGTGGTTTGAATATCGAGAAGTTTAATGATATTAAAGTGGGAGATATTGTAGAAGCCTACGAACAAGTTGAAGTGAAGCGTAAGTTGTAA
- a CDS encoding prephenate dehydrogenase, with protein sequence MKVTIIGLGLIGGSIAIKLKEANFATTITGVDKSKANQEKALKLNIVDTIAELEKGIKDANLIVLAIPVDAIKLLLPGVLDLVTDKQVVMEMGSTKQEILASVDQHPKRGRLVACHPMAGTEYSGPEAAIPNLYDGKNMVFCDVTKTDEDAFELAENVCEALEMKPIFMHAKEHDLHAAYVSHISHITSFGLALTVLEKEKSQGRIFELASGGFASTVRLAKSSPEMWVPIFEQNREHVLEVLREQLKQLQHFHDLLEKEDYPAVHKLIKQANKIKRIIK encoded by the coding sequence ATGAAAGTAACTATTATCGGACTAGGACTTATCGGTGGCTCAATTGCAATTAAACTGAAAGAGGCAAACTTCGCAACCACAATAACCGGAGTCGACAAAAGCAAAGCAAATCAAGAAAAAGCTTTAAAGCTCAATATTGTTGACACCATCGCTGAACTGGAAAAAGGCATTAAAGATGCAAATCTCATCGTGTTAGCCATACCCGTTGACGCAATCAAGCTATTACTACCCGGTGTACTTGATCTGGTTACCGACAAGCAGGTAGTAATGGAAATGGGGTCAACTAAACAAGAGATTCTAGCTTCTGTTGATCAGCATCCTAAACGCGGGCGACTTGTCGCTTGCCACCCTATGGCCGGAACTGAATATTCAGGACCAGAAGCAGCTATTCCAAATTTATACGACGGAAAAAATATGGTGTTTTGTGATGTCACCAAAACGGATGAAGATGCTTTTGAACTGGCAGAGAATGTATGTGAGGCTCTTGAAATGAAACCCATATTTATGCATGCTAAAGAACATGACCTGCACGCAGCATATGTTTCTCACATCTCGCATATAACCTCATTCGGATTAGCCTTAACTGTATTGGAAAAAGAAAAATCACAAGGTAGAATTTTTGAACTGGCAAGTGGTGGTTTCGCATCAACGGTCCGGTTAGCAAAAAGTTCTCCTGAGATGTGGGTTCCTATTTTCGAACAAAACAGAGAACATGTTCTAGAAGTACTCAGAGAGCAACTGAAACAATTACAGCATTTTCACGATTTATTAGAAAAAGAAGACTACCCCGCAGTGCATAAGCTCATTAAACAGGCTAATAAAATCAAGCGTATTATTAAATAG
- a CDS encoding acetyl-CoA carboxylase biotin carboxyl carrier protein subunit — MKKALVNDLLSFELIADGDATLVNGIRLEPDLYEISANCYHLILNHQSFQIEIMEKDERTKTVLMLINGSEYRVSLQDEKDRLLERLGIEVNDIAAVKDLKAPMPGLVLDILVNAGDEVKKGDQLLVLEAMKMENLIKAPSDLTIKSVEVKKGDKIEKGQPLLYFE; from the coding sequence ATGAAAAAAGCACTTGTTAACGACTTGCTTTCTTTTGAATTAATTGCAGACGGAGATGCTACGTTGGTTAACGGTATTCGTCTAGAACCCGATTTGTATGAAATTTCAGCGAACTGCTATCATTTAATTTTAAACCACCAAAGCTTTCAGATTGAGATCATGGAGAAAGATGAGCGAACGAAGACCGTCTTGATGTTGATTAATGGGAGTGAGTACCGTGTTAGTCTACAGGACGAGAAGGACCGTCTTTTAGAAAGGCTGGGGATAGAGGTGAACGATATAGCAGCGGTTAAAGACTTAAAAGCCCCCATGCCAGGGTTGGTCCTTGATATATTGGTCAACGCAGGTGATGAGGTTAAAAAGGGAGACCAATTACTGGTTCTTGAAGCGATGAAGATGGAGAACTTGATTAAGGCTCCGTCGGATCTAACTATAAAGTCTGTCGAAGTGAAAAAAGGCGATAAAATAGAGAAAGGCCAACCCCTTCTCTATTTTGAGTAA
- a CDS encoding pyridoxal phosphate-dependent aminotransferase encodes MQVKIADRLQQTTEYYFSKKLSQIAEMNKNGANVLNLGIGSPDLPPPPIVIETLIQESQNPHNHAYQRYNGAPELRNAIAQWYDREYGVSLDAEKEILPLIGSKEGIMHICMTYLQAGDEALVPNPGYPTYTSAVNLSGATPRFYELNEEDQWLPDLEKLAKLDLSRVKIMWVNYPQMPTGAKANHDFFAKLVRFASENNILLCHDNPYSFILNDEQISLLSIDGAKECVLELNSFSKTFNMAGWRIGMLLGNQERISEILRFKSNMDSGMFYPLQIAASKALSLEKDWYQKINSVYKSRRLKVYELLDILNCSYSEDQAGMFVWAKIPEKWQDSYELADEILDQAHVFITPGGIFGSQGNRYIRISLCATEDFFEDAINRIISSRK; translated from the coding sequence ATGCAAGTGAAGATTGCCGATAGACTTCAACAAACAACGGAATACTATTTCTCGAAGAAGTTGAGTCAAATTGCGGAAATGAATAAAAATGGTGCTAACGTGTTAAACTTGGGGATCGGTAGCCCTGATCTCCCTCCCCCACCAATTGTTATTGAAACTCTTATTCAAGAATCTCAAAACCCACATAACCATGCATATCAAAGATACAATGGAGCACCCGAATTAAGGAACGCAATCGCTCAATGGTATGATCGAGAATATGGGGTATCATTGGACGCCGAAAAAGAGATTCTACCTCTAATCGGGTCCAAGGAAGGGATTATGCATATATGCATGACTTACCTTCAAGCAGGGGATGAAGCATTGGTGCCAAATCCCGGATATCCCACTTACACCTCAGCAGTAAATTTGAGTGGAGCCACACCGCGATTCTATGAACTGAATGAAGAAGACCAATGGCTGCCAGATTTGGAAAAATTAGCAAAGTTAGATTTAAGTCGCGTTAAGATCATGTGGGTCAATTACCCTCAAATGCCTACGGGCGCCAAAGCAAATCATGATTTCTTTGCGAAGCTTGTTAGGTTTGCAAGTGAAAACAACATTCTTCTCTGCCATGACAACCCTTATAGCTTTATTTTAAACGACGAACAAATCAGTCTTTTATCAATTGACGGTGCTAAGGAATGTGTGCTGGAATTGAATTCTTTCAGTAAAACATTCAATATGGCAGGATGGAGAATCGGGATGCTTTTAGGCAACCAAGAGCGGATATCTGAAATCTTACGCTTTAAAAGTAACATGGATTCTGGTATGTTTTATCCGCTCCAAATTGCGGCAAGCAAAGCTCTGTCGTTAGAGAAAGACTGGTATCAAAAAATCAATTCAGTATACAAAAGTCGTCGGCTAAAAGTGTATGAATTACTCGATATCCTGAATTGTTCGTATAGTGAAGATCAAGCAGGAATGTTCGTATGGGCTAAAATTCCTGAAAAATGGCAAGACTCTTATGAACTGGCAGACGAAATTCTCGATCAGGCGCATGTATTTATAACTCCTGGTGGGATATTCGGTTCACAAGGCAATCGCTATATTCGCATAAGTCTTTGTGCTACCGAAGATTTCTTTGAAGACGCCATTAACCGTATAATTTCAAGTAGAAAGTAA
- the rimP gene encoding ribosome assembly cofactor RimP, with amino-acid sequence MNIEKYVTGLVEEKIADRPDLFLVSVRFTPNGKLSILVDGDQGISIQDCAAISRHVGFHLEENEIIKTAYNIEVSSPGVDTPLELERQFIKNIGRRVHVKLKEGKKHEGELLSYTSEGIVIKELIKEKGKKTKEQESFFDIDNIVETKVLISFK; translated from the coding sequence ATGAATATCGAAAAGTATGTAACGGGGTTGGTTGAGGAAAAAATAGCAGATAGGCCGGATCTATTTCTGGTAAGTGTGCGATTCACTCCCAATGGGAAACTTTCCATCTTGGTTGACGGAGATCAGGGCATTAGCATACAAGATTGTGCTGCGATCAGCCGCCATGTGGGTTTTCATTTAGAGGAGAATGAGATCATTAAAACCGCATACAACATTGAAGTATCGTCGCCCGGTGTCGATACCCCGTTAGAACTTGAGCGTCAATTTATCAAAAACATTGGTAGGCGTGTCCATGTTAAGCTGAAAGAAGGTAAAAAGCATGAAGGAGAATTACTTAGCTATACGTCGGAAGGTATCGTAATCAAAGAATTGATCAAAGAAAAAGGAAAAAAAACAAAAGAACAAGAATCCTTTTTTGATATCGATAATATAGTTGAAACAAAGGTGTTAATTTCATTTAAATAA
- a CDS encoding ABC transporter ATP-binding protein encodes MKTYFRLLSFAKPIEKFAIPYILCALLSVLFGTFNLVLVGPLLNTLFSANEEVELLSRPDGWNAIDWFNYYAQQMSINFGPYEALKIVCVVIVISVLLSNAFRYLSQRIIENLRIHTLLNLRKTVFDNVMNMHIGYFNNQRKGDIISKISSDVQVVQFSVTGTLQVVFKEPLQLIFYIVCLLMMSLELTLFALLIIPVSGFFISLIVKRLKQQATEAQTVYGRMISYLDEALSGVKIIKAFNATNFVKKRFDDENVYYSKIGRRMVRRQQLASPVSEFLGVLMVAIIMLYGGNLVINKDPSFTAGTFVAYIALFSQVMRPAKALTSSFSNIHSGIAAGERVLELIDERPQVVDSENAVTIDDFQSDIRLDNVSFSYGDRTILSDVDLVIPKGKTIALVGPSGGGKSTLMDLIPRFMDPASGRILLDGHDIKDVKVDSLRNLMGIVNQDLVLFNDTIANNIAFGLENVAEERIIEAAKIANAHGFIMDTEDGYQTNIGDRGIKLSGGQKQRLCIARAVLKNPPILLLDEATSALDTESEQLVQEALNKLMKNRTSLVIAHRLSTIQQADKIFVLDAGRIIEQGTHSQLLEKKGLYCRLIEMQQFYS; translated from the coding sequence ATGAAAACATACTTTAGATTACTTTCCTTTGCAAAGCCGATCGAGAAATTTGCAATCCCTTATATACTTTGTGCGCTCCTTTCTGTTTTGTTTGGTACATTCAATCTGGTTTTAGTCGGTCCTTTGCTCAATACACTTTTCTCGGCGAATGAAGAGGTGGAACTGTTAAGCCGACCCGATGGATGGAATGCTATTGACTGGTTTAATTATTATGCACAACAAATGAGTATAAACTTCGGTCCCTATGAAGCATTGAAAATCGTTTGTGTCGTAATTGTCATTTCTGTTCTATTAAGTAACGCGTTCCGTTATTTGTCACAGCGTATTATTGAAAATTTGCGTATTCATACTCTGCTGAATTTAAGAAAAACGGTTTTCGATAACGTAATGAATATGCATATCGGTTATTTCAATAACCAGCGGAAAGGTGATATTATTTCGAAAATATCATCAGATGTGCAGGTGGTACAATTCTCTGTGACAGGAACATTGCAAGTGGTGTTTAAAGAGCCTTTGCAACTCATATTTTATATCGTTTGCTTGTTAATGATGTCATTGGAACTTACCTTGTTTGCTCTTTTGATCATTCCCGTGTCGGGTTTTTTTATTTCTTTGATAGTTAAGAGGCTGAAACAACAAGCAACCGAGGCTCAGACAGTATATGGCAGGATGATAAGTTATCTGGATGAGGCATTATCTGGTGTTAAAATTATTAAGGCGTTCAATGCGACGAACTTTGTTAAGAAACGTTTCGACGACGAAAACGTATATTATTCAAAAATAGGTCGTAGGATGGTTCGTAGGCAACAATTAGCATCACCTGTTTCTGAGTTCCTGGGTGTACTGATGGTAGCCATTATTATGCTTTATGGAGGTAATTTAGTAATTAATAAGGATCCGAGTTTTACGGCCGGAACCTTCGTCGCCTATATCGCTTTGTTTTCGCAAGTGATGAGGCCAGCAAAAGCATTAACAAGTTCTTTTAGCAATATTCATTCGGGTATAGCTGCTGGAGAGCGAGTCCTTGAGCTGATTGATGAAAGGCCTCAAGTCGTAGATTCTGAGAACGCAGTAACGATTGACGATTTTCAGTCCGATATAAGACTAGATAATGTCAGTTTTAGCTATGGCGATAGGACGATTTTATCAGATGTCGACCTTGTTATTCCCAAGGGGAAAACCATTGCGTTGGTCGGGCCGTCTGGTGGAGGGAAGTCTACTTTGATGGATCTGATTCCTCGTTTTATGGATCCTGCGAGCGGCAGAATTTTATTGGATGGACATGATATAAAGGACGTCAAGGTTGATTCTCTTAGAAACTTAATGGGTATCGTTAATCAAGACCTGGTGCTATTTAACGATACAATAGCAAATAACATCGCCTTCGGATTGGAAAACGTTGCCGAAGAACGTATCATAGAAGCTGCGAAGATCGCAAATGCTCATGGATTTATCATGGATACAGAAGACGGATATCAGACGAACATTGGTGACCGGGGGATCAAACTCTCCGGCGGACAGAAGCAGCGTCTGTGTATTGCGCGCGCGGTATTAAAGAACCCTCCGATACTTTTGCTTGATGAAGCTACTTCGGCGTTAGACACAGAGTCTGAACAACTAGTTCAGGAAGCTTTGAACAAGTTAATGAAAAACCGAACGAGTTTGGTAATTGCCCACCGGTTGAGCACGATACAACAGGCTGATAAAATCTTCGTACTTGATGCGGGCCGGATTATAGAGCAAGGTACCCATAGCCAGCTGCTTGAGAAAAAAGGACTGTATTGCCGGCTGATCGAAATGCAGCAATTTTATAGTTAG
- the nusA gene encoding transcription termination factor NusA, translated as MSNINLIDSFQEFKDFKNIDRPTVISVLEEVFRSMIRRRFGTDENCDVIVNPDNGDLEIWRTRVVVEDEFSEDDELEIELAEAKKLDPDLEIGDDYIEEITLESFGRRAILAARQTLVSKVLELEKDEIFKKYKDRVGELVTGEVYQIWKKETLVLDDEGNELILPKTEQIPADYFKKGDNIRAVVHKVDMLNASPKIIISRTAPEFLHRLFELEVPEIFDGLITIKKIVREPGERAKVAVESYDDRIDPVGACVGMKGSRIHGIVRELRNENIDVINFTNNISLYITRALSPAKISSIKLDDEEKRAEVYLQSDQVSLAIGRGGHNIKLAGKLTGYEIDVYREADESEEDVDIEEFSDEIESWILDEFKRVGLDTARSVLALSVEELLRRTDLEEQTIIDVIQIFKSEFE; from the coding sequence ATGAGCAATATCAATTTAATAGACTCATTTCAAGAGTTTAAAGACTTTAAAAACATTGATCGCCCGACGGTAATCAGTGTATTAGAAGAGGTTTTCAGAAGCATGATCCGCAGACGCTTTGGAACCGACGAGAACTGTGACGTAATCGTAAACCCCGATAACGGAGATTTGGAGATATGGAGAACCCGTGTTGTAGTTGAGGATGAATTCTCGGAAGACGATGAACTGGAAATAGAGTTGGCAGAAGCTAAGAAATTAGATCCGGATTTAGAGATCGGAGACGACTATATTGAGGAAATAACATTGGAAAGCTTCGGTCGTCGGGCAATTCTTGCCGCTCGTCAGACACTAGTTTCTAAAGTGTTAGAGCTTGAAAAAGACGAAATATTTAAGAAATATAAAGATCGTGTTGGCGAGTTGGTTACCGGAGAAGTGTATCAAATATGGAAGAAAGAAACGCTGGTATTAGATGATGAAGGAAATGAGCTAATTCTTCCAAAAACAGAACAGATCCCAGCTGATTATTTTAAGAAGGGTGATAATATTCGCGCGGTGGTGCATAAAGTTGATATGCTAAATGCGTCCCCGAAAATTATTATATCAAGAACAGCACCGGAGTTTCTACACCGTCTCTTTGAACTGGAAGTACCGGAAATTTTCGATGGATTAATTACCATTAAGAAAATCGTACGCGAACCGGGGGAAAGAGCCAAAGTAGCTGTTGAATCTTATGACGACCGTATTGATCCAGTGGGTGCATGTGTCGGAATGAAAGGCTCTAGAATCCATGGTATTGTCAGAGAATTGAGAAATGAGAATATTGACGTGATCAATTTTACCAACAACATTTCGCTGTATATAACCCGAGCGTTAAGTCCGGCTAAGATTTCATCTATCAAACTCGATGATGAAGAGAAAAGAGCTGAGGTGTACCTTCAATCTGATCAGGTTTCTCTGGCAATCGGGCGAGGTGGACATAATATAAAATTGGCCGGGAAATTAACCGGTTATGAAATTGATGTTTACCGCGAAGCAGATGAATCAGAAGAGGATGTTGATATTGAAGAATTTTCGGATGAAATCGAAAGTTGGATTCTGGACGAGTTCAAGCGTGTGGGATTAGACACCGCCCGGTCTGTATTAGCTTTAAGCGTTGAAGAGTTATTGAGGCGAACCGACTTGGAAGAGCAGACAATTATTGATGTTATTCAGATATTTAAATCTGAATTCGAATAA